A region of Denticeps clupeoides chromosome 19, fDenClu1.1, whole genome shotgun sequence DNA encodes the following proteins:
- the ankrd49 gene encoding ankyrin repeat domain-containing protein 49 isoform X2 produces MEFPGDFNQLELLQTHCHLIPRGTTGPWNEEEEEEENKEEHTEEWYLQEECRMQETCCPADFMLWAAENNRLSVVPRLLSLDSSLIGCCDSDGYTALHRASYEGHAGMVQVLMDAGAELEARTADGWTPLHCACRWDKVAVASCLLWAGALVNSHSHGKVTPLHLAAGNAGAGKTLELMLMHRQLQAGLCNNSGETAYTIACRSSKHFHLFEITDACNTVST; encoded by the exons ATGGAGTTCCCTGGAGATTTTAATCAGTTGGAGTTGCTGCAGACACATTGCCACCTCATTCCCAGGGGAACAACTGGTCCTtggaatgaggaggaggaggaggaagagaataAGGAAGAGCACACAGAGGAGTGGTACCTTCAGGAGGAGTGTAGGATGCAGGAGACATGCTGCCCTGCAGATTTCATGCTGTGGGCTGCTGAAAATAACAGG CTCTCTGTCGTGCCCCGCCTCCTATCATTGGACTCTTCCCTGATTGGTTGTTGTGATTCGGATGGTTACACTGCCTTGCACAGAGCATCTTATGAGGGACATGCTGGCATGGTCCAGGTTCTGATGGACGCAGGGGCAGAGCTGGAAGCCCGCACAGCGGACGGCTGGACCCCACTCCACTGTGCCTGTCGCTGGGATAAAGTGGCTGTAGCCTCGTGCCTCCTGTGGGCAGGGGCTTTGGTAAACAGTCATTCACATGGCAAAGTCACACCTCTGCACCTGGCAGCAGGAAATGCAGGGGCAGGAAAGACTCTAGAACTGATGCTAATGCACCGCCAGCTCCAGGCAGGCTTATGCAATAACAGTGGCGAGACTGCTTATACCATTGCCTGTAGAAGCAGCAAACACTTCCACCTCTTTGAGATAACTGATGCCTGCAACACTGTCTCAACCTGA
- the ankrd49 gene encoding ankyrin repeat domain-containing protein 49 isoform X1: MALNMEFPGDFNQLELLQTHCHLIPRGTTGPWNEEEEEEENKEEHTEEWYLQEECRMQETCCPADFMLWAAENNRLSVVPRLLSLDSSLIGCCDSDGYTALHRASYEGHAGMVQVLMDAGAELEARTADGWTPLHCACRWDKVAVASCLLWAGALVNSHSHGKVTPLHLAAGNAGAGKTLELMLMHRQLQAGLCNNSGETAYTIACRSSKHFHLFEITDACNTVST, translated from the exons ATGGAGTTCCCTGGAGATTTTAATCAGTTGGAGTTGCTGCAGACACATTGCCACCTCATTCCCAGGGGAACAACTGGTCCTtggaatgaggaggaggaggaggaagagaataAGGAAGAGCACACAGAGGAGTGGTACCTTCAGGAGGAGTGTAGGATGCAGGAGACATGCTGCCCTGCAGATTTCATGCTGTGGGCTGCTGAAAATAACAGG CTCTCTGTCGTGCCCCGCCTCCTATCATTGGACTCTTCCCTGATTGGTTGTTGTGATTCGGATGGTTACACTGCCTTGCACAGAGCATCTTATGAGGGACATGCTGGCATGGTCCAGGTTCTGATGGACGCAGGGGCAGAGCTGGAAGCCCGCACAGCGGACGGCTGGACCCCACTCCACTGTGCCTGTCGCTGGGATAAAGTGGCTGTAGCCTCGTGCCTCCTGTGGGCAGGGGCTTTGGTAAACAGTCATTCACATGGCAAAGTCACACCTCTGCACCTGGCAGCAGGAAATGCAGGGGCAGGAAAGACTCTAGAACTGATGCTAATGCACCGCCAGCTCCAGGCAGGCTTATGCAATAACAGTGGCGAGACTGCTTATACCATTGCCTGTAGAAGCAGCAAACACTTCCACCTCTTTGAGATAACTGATGCCTGCAACACTGTCTCAACCTGA
- the gtf2b gene encoding transcription initiation factor IIB, which yields MASTSRGDILPKVQCPNHPDALLVEDYRAGDMICPECGLVVGDRVIDVGSEWRTFTNEKATKDPSRVGDAQNPLLNGGDLTTMISKGTGAASFDEFGNSKYQNRRTMSSSDRAMLNAFKEITTMADRINLPRNIIDRTNNLFKQVYEQKSLKGRSNDAIASACLYIACRQEGVPRTFKEICAVSRISKKEIGRCFKLILKALETSVDLITTGDFMSRFCSNLGLPKQVQMAATYIARKAVELDLVPGRSPISVAAAAIYMASQASAEKKTQKEIGDIAGVADVTIRQSYRLIYPRAADLFPPDFKFDTPVDKLPQL from the exons ATGGCGTCGACGAGTCG TGGAGACATTCTTCCAAAGGTACAATGCCCTAATCATCCTGATGCTCTGCTCGTTGAGGACTACAGAGCTGGGGACATGATTTGTCCGGAATGTGGACTTGTTGTAG GTGATCGGGTGATTGATGTGGGTTCTGAATGGAGGACGTTCACCAATGAGAAAGCCACAAAAGACCCGTCACGTGTGGGTGATGCTCAGAATCCGCTCTTGAATGGGGGAGATCTAACTACAATGATAAGTAAG GGAACTGGTGCAGCTAGTTTTGATGAGTTTGGCAACTCGAAATATCAGAACCGGAGGACCATGAGCAGCTCAGACCGTGCAATGCTTAATGCTTTCAAAGAGATTACTACAATGGCAGACCGTATCAACCTCCCCAGAAATATCATT GATCGAACAAATAATCTTTTTAAACAAGTTTATGAGCAGAAGAGTTTGAAGGGCAGGAGTAATGATGCTATTGCCTCAGCCTGTCTCTACATTGCTTGCAGACAAGAAGGAGTGCCAAGGACTTTCAAAG AAATTTGTGCGGTGTCCCGTATATCTAAGAAGGAAATTGGTCGCTGCTTCAAGCTCATCCTCAAGGCTCTGGAGACAAGTGTAGACCTCATCACCACTGGTGATTTTATGTCACGGTTCTGCTCCAACTTGGGACTCCCCAAACAAGTGCAGATGGCTGCCACTTATATTGCTCGCAAAGCAGTTGAACTCGATTTGGTGCCAGGACGCAGCCCTATTTCAGTGGCAGCAGCTGCTATATACATGGCCTCCCAGGCCTCTGctgagaaaaagactcagaaag AAATTGGTGACATTGCAGGAGTGGCAGATGTCACTATCAGACAGTCCTACAGGCTCATCTACCCAAGAGCAGCAGATCTCTTCCCACCAGACTTCAAATTTGACACCCCTGTGGACAAGCTGCCTCAACTGTAA